A section of the Moritella sp. F3 genome encodes:
- a CDS encoding histidine kinase dimerization/phospho-acceptor domain-containing protein, with product LEGREQLEHDVRALTHELKSPLAALRASGELLQDELPAADRQRFAAQVLDQTARLQTLV from the coding sequence GGCTGGAAGGCCGCGAGCAGCTCGAGCACGACGTGCGCGCGCTCACCCACGAGCTCAAGAGCCCGCTGGCCGCGCTGCGGGCCAGCGGCGAGCTGCTGCAGGACGAACTGCCCGCCGCCGACCGCCAGCGCTTTGCCGCCCAGGTGCTGGACCAGACCGCGCGGCTGCAGACGCTGGTATAG